Proteins from a genomic interval of Rosa chinensis cultivar Old Blush chromosome 2, RchiOBHm-V2, whole genome shotgun sequence:
- the LOC112186568 gene encoding ACT domain-containing protein ACR1 isoform X1: MEIIYQPYIDPEYECLIERIYPPWVCIDNDTCKDCTLVKVDSANKHGILLEMVQVLTDLDLVISKSYISSDGGWFMDVFHVTDQLGNKITDESIILYIQQALCAKRGVIAKEARLCLGKEVAPGANDLALEMTTKDRPGLMSEISAVLVELGCNITAAVAWTHSTRAASIFYVEDGLDGGPITDPIRLANVQEQLENVIEAHHEEGEKRSVRLTTPAVGRTHTERRLHQLMYGDDDYEMCRGCDGGDKGHKKGCDRTHVSIESCKEKGYWIVNVRSKDRPKLLFDTVCALTDLEYVVFHALVSSGGTMADQEYFVRHKDGYTLNAESERQKLTLCLVAAIERRISEGLRLDLCAKNRMGLLSDITRVFRESGLSISRVDVGTYGERAVGSIYVTDASGHDVNLNTVELVTKEIGGSAIAVHKSQKWAAHGSSSRTSQRVPNTRVEDEGKPRPSFGSLLWAQLERLSSSFGPIRS, from the exons GTTGACAGTGCAAACAAGCACGGGATTTTACTGGAGATGGTCCAAGTTTTGACAGATCTTGATCTTGTTATTTCCAAATCTTATATCTCCTCTGATGGTGGATGGTTTATGGATG TGTTCCATGTGACGGATCAACTCGGCAACAAAATCACTGACGAGAGCATCATACTTTACATTCAGCAg GCACTTTGTGCTAAAAGGGGAGTGATTGCAAAAGAGGCAAGACTATGCCTAGGAAAAGAAGTGGCACCGGGAGCGAATGATTTAGCCCTAGAAATGACCACCAAGGACCGACCGGGCTTGATGTCCGAGATCTCCGCGGTCCTGGTTGAGCTCGGCTGCAACATAACTGCTGCCGTGGCTTGGACCCACAGCACCCGTGCGGCGAGTATCTTCTATGTCGAAGATGGGCTGGACGGAGGGCCCATCACGGACCCAATACGGCTAGCAAATGTCCAAGAGCAGCTAGAAAATGTAATTGAAGCCCATCACGAGGAGGGCGAGAAGAGGAGTGTGAGGCTGACTACCCCCGCGGTCGGACGGACCCACACAGAGCGGCGGCTCCACCAATTGATGTACGGGGACGATGACTACGAGATGTGTCGGGGTTGCGATGGCGGTGATAAAGGACACAAGAAGGGTTGTGATCGAACCCATGTGTCGATAGAGAGTTGCAAGGAGAAGGGGTATTGGATTGTCAATGTAAGAAGCAAAGACCGTCCTAAGCTGTTGTTTGACACAGTTTGTGCTCTCACTGACTTGGAATACGTTGTGTTCCATGCTCTGGTTTCTTCCGGGGGCACCATGGCTGATCAG GAATATTTTGTAAGGCACAAGGATGGCTACACTTTGAACGCAGAGAGTGAAAGGCAAAAGCTCACTCTATGTTTAGTTGCTGCAATAGAGAGAAGGATCTCAGAAGGATTGAGACTTGACCTCTGTGCCAAAAACCGGATGGGACTATTATCAGACATCACAAGGGTCTTCCGAGAGAGTGGTTTATCAATATCAAGAGTCGATGTTGGAACATACGGTGAGAGAGCGGTGGGATCAATCTATGTCACAGATGCTTCAGGTCACGATGTGAATCTGAACACAGTGGAATTGGTGACAAAGGAAATTGGAGGATCTGCCATTGCGGTTCACAAATCACAGAAGTGGGCTGCTCATGGTTCTTCATCAAGGACAAGCCAGAGAGTACCAAACACGAGAGTAGAAGATGAAGGAAAACCAAGACCGTCATTTGGAAGTTTGCTCTGGGCTCAACTGGAGCGCCTTTCCAGCAGCTTTGGACCCATTAGATCATAA
- the LOC112186568 gene encoding ACT domain-containing protein ACR1 isoform X2 has product MVCIDNDTCKDCTLVKVDSANKHGILLEMVQVLTDLDLVISKSYISSDGGWFMDVFHVTDQLGNKITDESIILYIQQALCAKRGVIAKEARLCLGKEVAPGANDLALEMTTKDRPGLMSEISAVLVELGCNITAAVAWTHSTRAASIFYVEDGLDGGPITDPIRLANVQEQLENVIEAHHEEGEKRSVRLTTPAVGRTHTERRLHQLMYGDDDYEMCRGCDGGDKGHKKGCDRTHVSIESCKEKGYWIVNVRSKDRPKLLFDTVCALTDLEYVVFHALVSSGGTMADQEYFVRHKDGYTLNAESERQKLTLCLVAAIERRISEGLRLDLCAKNRMGLLSDITRVFRESGLSISRVDVGTYGERAVGSIYVTDASGHDVNLNTVELVTKEIGGSAIAVHKSQKWAAHGSSSRTSQRVPNTRVEDEGKPRPSFGSLLWAQLERLSSSFGPIRS; this is encoded by the exons GTTGACAGTGCAAACAAGCACGGGATTTTACTGGAGATGGTCCAAGTTTTGACAGATCTTGATCTTGTTATTTCCAAATCTTATATCTCCTCTGATGGTGGATGGTTTATGGATG TGTTCCATGTGACGGATCAACTCGGCAACAAAATCACTGACGAGAGCATCATACTTTACATTCAGCAg GCACTTTGTGCTAAAAGGGGAGTGATTGCAAAAGAGGCAAGACTATGCCTAGGAAAAGAAGTGGCACCGGGAGCGAATGATTTAGCCCTAGAAATGACCACCAAGGACCGACCGGGCTTGATGTCCGAGATCTCCGCGGTCCTGGTTGAGCTCGGCTGCAACATAACTGCTGCCGTGGCTTGGACCCACAGCACCCGTGCGGCGAGTATCTTCTATGTCGAAGATGGGCTGGACGGAGGGCCCATCACGGACCCAATACGGCTAGCAAATGTCCAAGAGCAGCTAGAAAATGTAATTGAAGCCCATCACGAGGAGGGCGAGAAGAGGAGTGTGAGGCTGACTACCCCCGCGGTCGGACGGACCCACACAGAGCGGCGGCTCCACCAATTGATGTACGGGGACGATGACTACGAGATGTGTCGGGGTTGCGATGGCGGTGATAAAGGACACAAGAAGGGTTGTGATCGAACCCATGTGTCGATAGAGAGTTGCAAGGAGAAGGGGTATTGGATTGTCAATGTAAGAAGCAAAGACCGTCCTAAGCTGTTGTTTGACACAGTTTGTGCTCTCACTGACTTGGAATACGTTGTGTTCCATGCTCTGGTTTCTTCCGGGGGCACCATGGCTGATCAG GAATATTTTGTAAGGCACAAGGATGGCTACACTTTGAACGCAGAGAGTGAAAGGCAAAAGCTCACTCTATGTTTAGTTGCTGCAATAGAGAGAAGGATCTCAGAAGGATTGAGACTTGACCTCTGTGCCAAAAACCGGATGGGACTATTATCAGACATCACAAGGGTCTTCCGAGAGAGTGGTTTATCAATATCAAGAGTCGATGTTGGAACATACGGTGAGAGAGCGGTGGGATCAATCTATGTCACAGATGCTTCAGGTCACGATGTGAATCTGAACACAGTGGAATTGGTGACAAAGGAAATTGGAGGATCTGCCATTGCGGTTCACAAATCACAGAAGTGGGCTGCTCATGGTTCTTCATCAAGGACAAGCCAGAGAGTACCAAACACGAGAGTAGAAGATGAAGGAAAACCAAGACCGTCATTTGGAAGTTTGCTCTGGGCTCAACTGGAGCGCCTTTCCAGCAGCTTTGGACCCATTAGATCATAA